A window of the Dyadobacter pollutisoli genome harbors these coding sequences:
- a CDS encoding M28 family peptidase yields the protein MLFLTRDLFSKKLTILFLIILGTYGCKTKTSSEQTAEQAPALVKSPEFNADSAYQFVQKQVDFGPRVPNTAPHKACGNYLVSTLKKYGFSVVEQTFKDTTFDGTIINGRNIIGSFNTANAKRILLTSHWDSRPFSDQDSLVKNKPVMGANDGASGVGILLEIARVLSLQATKPDIGVDIIFFDVEDWGATEQDTSMLHSGFCLGSQYWAANKHIPNYTAYFGVLLDMVGAKGATFLKEGYSMQMAEDVVREVWTTASRIGYNNYFIDERGGSITDDHVPVNTVAHIPMIDIIHTKNSVVRTFFDQWHTADDTMEHIDPKTLKAVGQTLVQVLYQESANLAL from the coding sequence ATGCTATTTCTTACAAGGGATTTGTTTTCGAAGAAATTAACGATCCTATTTTTAATAATACTTGGTACTTACGGCTGCAAAACTAAGACTAGCTCGGAGCAAACGGCAGAGCAGGCACCGGCACTGGTTAAAAGCCCTGAATTTAATGCGGATAGCGCCTACCAGTTTGTTCAGAAACAAGTTGATTTCGGCCCTCGCGTTCCCAATACCGCGCCGCACAAAGCCTGTGGTAATTATTTGGTTTCTACATTAAAGAAGTATGGCTTTTCAGTAGTAGAGCAAACTTTCAAGGATACTACCTTCGATGGAACAATTATCAATGGACGTAACATTATAGGCAGCTTTAACACTGCGAATGCAAAACGTATCCTGCTCACTTCCCACTGGGATTCCCGCCCGTTTTCCGACCAGGATTCTCTGGTTAAAAATAAACCCGTTATGGGTGCTAACGATGGCGCAAGCGGTGTGGGAATTTTGCTGGAAATTGCCCGCGTGCTCTCATTACAGGCTACCAAGCCTGATATTGGCGTGGACATTATCTTTTTCGATGTTGAAGACTGGGGTGCTACGGAACAGGATACCAGTATGTTGCACAGTGGATTTTGCCTGGGCTCTCAATATTGGGCGGCCAACAAGCATATTCCTAACTATACTGCCTATTTCGGCGTTCTGCTGGATATGGTGGGAGCAAAAGGCGCTACTTTCCTAAAAGAAGGTTATTCCATGCAAATGGCTGAAGACGTCGTCAGGGAAGTTTGGACTACCGCTAGTCGTATTGGTTACAATAACTATTTCATTGACGAAAGAGGCGGTTCTATCACCGACGACCATGTACCGGTTAACACCGTAGCACATATACCGATGATCGACATCATTCATACCAAAAACAGTGTGGTACGTACATTTTTCGATCAATGGCACACGGCCGATGACACCATGGAACACATTGATCCTAAGACATTAAAAGCTGTGGGACAGACTCTTGTCCAGGTACTTTATCAGGAGTCAGCGAATCTGGCACTTTGA
- the cysS gene encoding cysteine--tRNA ligase, translating to MTAQTFQPLKIFNTLTRKKDVFVPIAPPYVGMYVCGPTVYNNVHLGNIRTFLSFDILYRYLTHIGYKVRYVRNITDVGHLVGDGEEGEDKIGKMAKLQKLEPMEIVQRYTNDFHDVSAIFNLVPPSIEPTATGHLIEQIEAVQKLIEKGSAYESNGSVYFDINKYQAGGNEYGKLSGRVIEDLLNETRELDGQAEKRNPLDFALWKKASPEHIMQWDSPWGMGFPGWHLECTCMSAKYLGKQFDIHGGGMDLKFPHHECEIAQGKSLTGEEPVRYWMHTNMLTVNGQKMSKSLGNSFLPAELFSGNHDLLDQAYSPMTVRFFMLQSQYRSTLDFSNEALKAANKGYKKLANGLRNAKLMTYVHEDGVSADEAKKADVEKSIDGFYNAMNDDLNTAVAFANLFNLLKYINMINMGQLKTAQLGEDVFNSLKENFVIFFEDVLGLKEELTEGYGILDGMLKLYSEFKLSRNYEKVDEIRSYFKNQGLVIRDTKVRIDWAYEE from the coding sequence ATGACCGCACAAACTTTCCAGCCACTTAAAATATTCAATACACTTACCCGTAAAAAGGATGTATTTGTACCAATTGCGCCTCCCTATGTCGGAATGTATGTGTGTGGTCCTACGGTTTACAACAATGTCCATTTAGGAAATATCCGTACATTTTTATCCTTCGACATTCTTTACAGATACCTCACGCATATTGGGTATAAGGTACGTTATGTGAGAAATATCACTGACGTAGGCCATTTGGTGGGCGACGGCGAGGAAGGTGAGGACAAGATCGGCAAGATGGCAAAGCTTCAAAAACTTGAACCTATGGAGATCGTGCAACGGTATACCAACGATTTTCATGATGTATCGGCCATTTTTAACCTGGTACCTCCGAGTATCGAGCCTACTGCGACGGGTCACCTCATCGAACAAATCGAAGCGGTGCAAAAACTGATCGAGAAAGGTTCGGCTTATGAGTCCAATGGCTCCGTATATTTTGATATCAATAAATACCAGGCTGGCGGCAACGAATATGGAAAACTTTCCGGACGCGTCATCGAAGACCTTTTGAACGAAACCCGCGAACTGGACGGTCAGGCTGAAAAACGCAATCCACTGGATTTTGCACTTTGGAAAAAGGCTAGCCCCGAACACATCATGCAGTGGGATTCGCCCTGGGGAATGGGCTTTCCGGGGTGGCACCTCGAATGTACCTGCATGAGCGCCAAGTACTTAGGCAAACAATTCGACATTCACGGTGGCGGAATGGATTTGAAATTCCCCCATCATGAATGCGAGATCGCACAAGGAAAATCGCTTACCGGTGAAGAACCGGTGCGTTACTGGATGCATACCAACATGCTGACGGTGAACGGACAGAAAATGTCTAAATCACTGGGAAATTCGTTTCTTCCGGCTGAGCTGTTCTCAGGAAATCACGACTTGCTGGATCAGGCGTACAGCCCCATGACTGTTCGTTTTTTCATGTTGCAAAGTCAGTACCGAAGCACGCTGGATTTTTCCAATGAAGCATTAAAAGCAGCTAATAAAGGTTACAAAAAGCTGGCTAATGGTTTAAGAAATGCCAAATTGATGACCTATGTGCATGAAGATGGCGTGTCCGCAGATGAAGCCAAAAAAGCAGATGTCGAGAAATCCATTGATGGTTTTTACAACGCGATGAATGATGACCTCAATACTGCCGTGGCTTTTGCTAACCTTTTTAATTTGCTCAAATACATTAATATGATCAATATGGGCCAGCTGAAAACGGCCCAGCTGGGAGAGGATGTTTTCAACTCGCTGAAAGAAAATTTCGTCATTTTCTTCGAGGATGTGCTCGGCCTGAAAGAGGAATTGACGGAAGGTTACGGCATTCTGGACGGTATGCTGAAATTGTACAGCGAATTTAAATTGTCCCGGAACTACGAAAAAGTAGATGAAATCCGTTCTTACTTCAAAAATCAGGGGTTGGTGATCCGCGATACGAAAGTAAGGATCGACTGGGCCTATGAAGAATGA
- a CDS encoding DUF5618 family protein encodes MEATSEARRRIDNAKGFLSNNAKKEDGIYYDKKYVKIAGHTAYTGILLALNELLGEKNKKTSRSVEWYQQELRSIDKSLLSRFATAYQILHIDMGYQGAKSAQLASLGLQQAEKIIDWVETRLTKTQLKNQ; translated from the coding sequence ATGGAAGCAACCTCAGAAGCAAGAAGGCGCATTGACAATGCAAAAGGATTTCTCAGCAACAACGCAAAAAAGGAAGACGGGATTTATTATGACAAAAAATATGTCAAGATCGCTGGACACACTGCATATACAGGTATTCTGTTGGCGCTAAATGAGCTTTTGGGAGAAAAGAATAAAAAAACATCAAGAAGCGTCGAGTGGTATCAGCAAGAACTGAGAAGCATCGACAAAAGCCTGTTATCAAGATTTGCAACAGCTTACCAAATACTGCACATTGACATGGGTTACCAGGGAGCCAAAAGTGCCCAACTAGCTTCACTAGGACTGCAGCAAGCCGAAAAAATAATAGATTGGGTCGAAACGCGCCTAACAAAAACTCAATTGAAGAACCAGTAA
- a CDS encoding PfkB family carbohydrate kinase has translation MSLLTVGSVAFDALETPFGKTDKIIGGAATYITLAASYFTKENNLVAVVGGDFPKEMIDLLEDHGVSTEGLEIVQDGKTFFWSGKYHEDMNTRDTLITELNVMEHFDPIIPESYQGTEFLMLGNTVPATQKLVIERMAKRPKLIMLDTMNLWMNIALDDLKSVLKLVDLITINDEEARQLSGEFSLRKAAAKIMAMGPKTLIIKKGEHGALLFQEDRIFFAPALPLEEVFDPTGAGDTFAGGFIGYLASTDDISFENMKRAIIYGSAMASFCVEKFGTERLVNLTQEEINARVQDFVNLSSFEIQ, from the coding sequence ATGAGTTTACTAACCGTAGGATCTGTTGCATTCGATGCGCTCGAAACCCCATTTGGAAAAACAGACAAAATTATTGGCGGTGCAGCCACTTATATCACACTAGCAGCATCTTATTTTACCAAAGAAAATAACCTGGTAGCAGTAGTTGGAGGTGATTTTCCAAAAGAAATGATTGACCTGCTGGAAGATCACGGTGTAAGTACTGAGGGGCTTGAAATCGTTCAGGATGGTAAAACGTTCTTCTGGTCAGGTAAGTACCACGAAGATATGAACACCCGTGATACCCTGATCACAGAGTTGAATGTAATGGAACATTTCGATCCGATCATTCCTGAATCTTACCAGGGAACTGAATTTTTGATGCTGGGTAACACGGTACCTGCCACTCAGAAACTGGTGATCGAACGGATGGCGAAACGCCCGAAGCTGATCATGCTTGATACCATGAACCTGTGGATGAATATCGCATTGGATGACCTGAAATCGGTTCTGAAACTGGTTGACTTGATCACTATTAATGATGAAGAGGCTCGCCAGCTATCGGGAGAATTTTCTCTACGCAAGGCAGCTGCCAAGATCATGGCAATGGGGCCGAAAACATTGATCATTAAAAAAGGAGAGCACGGCGCATTGTTGTTCCAGGAAGACAGGATTTTCTTCGCACCAGCTTTGCCGCTGGAAGAAGTTTTCGACCCAACCGGAGCTGGCGATACATTTGCGGGAGGATTTATCGGTTATCTGGCGAGTACAGATGATATTTCTTTCGAAAATATGAAACGCGCGATCATTTATGGTTCTGCAATGGCTTCTTTCTGCGTTGAGAAATTCGGAACAGAACGTTTGGTTAACCTGACTCAGGAGGAAATCAATGCAAGGGTTCAGGATTTTGTGAACCTTTCCAGTTTTGAGATACAATAA
- a CDS encoding glycerophosphodiester phosphodiesterase family protein, translating to MFIRNISATLVLFAATLSANAQHHPTLPHVKNKIVVISHRGNHVEAPENTLASTKEAIACGADYVEVDLRTTKDGHLVVLHDAKVDRTTNGTGMVANMTLEEVEDLQVFNRNKKTHRVPQFKELLAICKGKINIYLDFKEADVAESWRQIKAAGMEKHVVVYLNKEAQYHQWKEVAPEVPLMTSLPKDVTTSEQLADFLKKLHVQVLDNVASPEMVKAANSHDVAVWLDVQSPTEGPTSWKEALNKGVQGLQTDKPADMVSFIKTLDTN from the coding sequence ATGTTCATCCGAAATATCAGCGCTACCCTGGTTCTCTTCGCTGCGACTCTGTCGGCCAATGCGCAGCATCATCCGACATTGCCTCATGTAAAGAATAAAATCGTCGTCATTTCGCACCGCGGTAACCATGTGGAGGCTCCCGAAAATACATTAGCATCCACGAAAGAAGCCATAGCATGCGGCGCGGATTATGTGGAAGTGGATCTGAGGACGACGAAGGACGGGCATTTGGTTGTTTTGCACGATGCCAAAGTGGACAGGACTACCAACGGAACAGGTATGGTAGCGAACATGACGCTCGAAGAAGTGGAAGATTTACAGGTTTTTAACCGAAATAAAAAAACGCACAGGGTTCCTCAATTTAAAGAACTCCTGGCGATTTGTAAAGGTAAAATCAACATCTATCTGGATTTCAAAGAGGCTGATGTTGCGGAGAGTTGGCGGCAGATCAAGGCGGCAGGAATGGAAAAACATGTGGTGGTGTACCTGAACAAAGAGGCACAGTACCATCAATGGAAAGAAGTTGCTCCGGAGGTTCCCTTAATGACCAGCCTGCCGAAGGATGTTACAACCAGCGAACAGCTGGCCGATTTCCTGAAAAAACTGCACGTGCAGGTGCTGGATAATGTCGCCAGTCCCGAAATGGTAAAGGCCGCAAATAGTCATGACGTCGCTGTCTGGCTGGATGTGCAAAGTCCCACCGAAGGACCCACATCGTGGAAAGAAGCACTGAATAAAGGTGTGCAAGGCTTGCAGACGGATAAACCGGCTGATATGGTTTCGTTTATTAAAACACTTGATACTAATTGA
- a CDS encoding DNA-3-methyladenine glycosylase I: MSYCTYVNNNISEEADYLLHKHYHDHQYGFPIDNDDELFGRLLLEINQAGLSWLLMLRKQESFRSAYSNFSIEKVAAYDENDRERLLQDPGIIRNRLKINAAIVNAQKILELKEEFGSFKGWLDANHPLTKLEWVKLFKKTFKFTGGEIVNEFLMSTGYLPGAHDVDCPVYSSIHVASN, encoded by the coding sequence ATGTCATATTGCACTTACGTCAACAACAACATTTCAGAAGAAGCTGACTATCTGCTTCATAAGCATTACCACGACCATCAGTACGGTTTTCCAATCGACAATGATGACGAGTTGTTTGGACGATTGCTTTTGGAAATTAATCAGGCAGGTCTGAGCTGGCTATTAATGCTTCGCAAGCAGGAGAGTTTCCGTTCTGCTTATAGCAACTTTTCAATTGAAAAAGTCGCAGCATACGATGAAAATGATCGCGAGAGACTTTTACAAGATCCCGGAATTATCCGGAATCGTCTGAAAATCAATGCTGCGATCGTGAATGCGCAGAAAATACTGGAATTGAAAGAGGAATTCGGCTCCTTCAAAGGCTGGCTGGACGCCAATCACCCATTAACCAAGCTGGAATGGGTGAAGCTTTTCAAAAAGACATTCAAATTTACCGGCGGCGAAATCGTCAACGAATTTTTGATGAGTACCGGCTACCTCCCCGGCGCTCATGATGTTGACTGCCCGGTTTATTCAAGCATTCATGTAGCATCAAATTAA
- a CDS encoding GyrI-like domain-containing protein, whose protein sequence is MQLKTIQPIHVLYFETQTSFNEISEHIRHVAHALYRDAVKNDLEITGPVYWIYNGADGNPETVFTLTIALPVSPKPELANSEFRTKYLEKFECATDQLYGGWDGFREVYGQLIPAILSNNLTMSGENREIYINLDFENPDRNTTEIQIGILK, encoded by the coding sequence ATGCAGCTCAAAACCATTCAGCCAATTCATGTCCTGTATTTCGAAACACAGACTTCATTCAATGAAATTTCCGAACATATACGTCACGTTGCACACGCGCTGTACCGGGATGCTGTCAAGAACGATTTGGAGATCACCGGCCCTGTTTACTGGATATATAACGGAGCAGACGGCAACCCTGAAACTGTTTTTACATTGACAATAGCCCTGCCGGTTTCGCCGAAACCTGAACTGGCAAACTCTGAATTTCGTACAAAATACCTGGAAAAGTTCGAATGTGCGACCGATCAGCTTTACGGTGGATGGGATGGATTCCGAGAAGTTTATGGCCAACTCATTCCTGCAATTCTGTCCAACAATTTGACAATGTCTGGCGAAAACCGCGAAATTTACATTAATCTGGATTTCGAAAATCCCGACAGGAACACCACCGAAATTCAGATCGGAATTTTGAAATAA